A genomic region of Pseudomonadota bacterium contains the following coding sequences:
- the greA gene encoding transcription elongation factor GreA translates to MAKVPFTPDGYKKLKEELNQLKSVDRQQVIRAISEARDHGDLSENAEYDAAKNRQSFIEGRISYLSDRLARAEVIDPKNFGDPDQVRFGVFVTLADEDSGAEVVYQLVGEDEADIEQGRLSIAAPLARALLGKEVDDDVVLQTPSGQKEFVILDIRAVAS, encoded by the coding sequence ATGGCCAAAGTGCCGTTCACGCCGGACGGTTATAAAAAACTTAAAGAGGAGCTCAATCAGCTGAAGAGCGTCGACCGCCAGCAGGTGATCCGCGCGATATCCGAGGCCCGCGATCATGGGGATTTGAGTGAAAACGCCGAGTATGACGCGGCCAAGAACCGACAGTCTTTCATCGAGGGTCGAATCAGTTATCTCAGTGACCGCCTGGCGCGGGCCGAGGTGATCGATCCGAAGAATTTCGGGGATCCCGATCAGGTCAGATTCGGGGTTTTCGTGACCCTGGCGGACGAGGACAGCGGGGCCGAAGTGGTTTATCAGTTGGTCGGCGAGGATGAGGCCGATATCGAACAGGGTCGCCTGTCGATTGCCGCGCCCCTGGCCCGGGCCCTGCTCGGCAAGGAGGTCGACGACGATGTGGTTTTGCAGACGCCGTCCGGTCAGAAGGAATTCGTGATTCTCGATATTCGCGCCGTCGCCTCGTAA